In Halosegnis marinus, one genomic interval encodes:
- a CDS encoding extracellular solute-binding protein: MNDSSASRRRYLAGLGTAVTAGLAGCGSLLGGDGTPTGTDTGDEEDPDVGQIGSGREGREAPGGTPIAELPDLSGELDVYSGRGEALVGPLFSELEDIYPDFSVRPRYDGSTDLVNRILTEGSNAAADVFYSVNAGALGALAAEGRTLELPERVTSVVPDAYQDAEGRWIGTSGRARTIPYNTDRYDESDIPTDVLAFPDDADLAGSTGWAPVYGSFQAFVTAMRVLNDRETTLSWLNGMQDAGVQQYGDEFAIAQAIADGELGAGFANHYYTLRVLDARPDAPLDIAFTEGDAGAIFNVAGASVVDTAGEDRELAENFVRHLLSAEAQEYFATTTFEYPMIPGVEPVQPGSIDLPTIDQLNPPEGLDLSQLADLGPTLEVMREAGLNV; the protein is encoded by the coding sequence ATGAACGACTCGTCCGCGAGCCGCCGCCGCTACCTCGCGGGGCTCGGGACCGCCGTCACGGCCGGGCTCGCCGGCTGTGGCAGCCTGCTCGGCGGGGACGGAACGCCGACCGGGACGGACACGGGCGACGAGGAGGACCCCGACGTGGGTCAGATCGGTTCCGGCCGCGAGGGGCGCGAGGCGCCGGGCGGAACGCCCATCGCCGAGCTCCCCGACCTCTCGGGCGAACTCGACGTCTACTCCGGCCGCGGCGAGGCGCTCGTCGGCCCGCTGTTCTCCGAACTGGAGGACATCTACCCTGACTTCAGCGTCCGGCCGCGCTACGACGGCTCGACGGACCTCGTGAACCGCATCCTCACCGAGGGGTCGAACGCCGCCGCCGACGTGTTCTACTCCGTCAACGCGGGCGCGCTCGGCGCGCTCGCCGCCGAGGGGCGGACCCTCGAACTGCCGGAGCGCGTCACCTCCGTCGTCCCCGACGCGTACCAGGACGCGGAGGGACGCTGGATAGGGACGTCCGGGCGAGCGCGGACGATTCCGTACAACACCGACCGCTACGACGAGAGCGACATCCCCACCGACGTGCTCGCGTTCCCCGACGACGCCGACCTCGCGGGCTCGACGGGCTGGGCGCCCGTGTACGGCTCCTTCCAGGCGTTCGTCACCGCGATGCGCGTGCTCAACGACCGGGAGACCACGCTCTCGTGGCTCAACGGGATGCAGGACGCCGGCGTCCAGCAGTACGGCGACGAGTTCGCCATCGCGCAGGCCATCGCCGACGGCGAACTCGGCGCGGGCTTCGCGAACCACTACTACACGCTTCGCGTGCTCGACGCGCGGCCGGACGCGCCGCTCGACATCGCCTTCACCGAGGGCGACGCGGGCGCCATCTTCAACGTCGCGGGCGCGTCCGTCGTCGATACCGCCGGCGAGGACCGCGAGCTGGCGGAGAACTTCGTCCGCCACCTGCTGTCGGCGGAGGCACAGGAGTACTTCGCGACCACGACGTTCGAGTACCCGATGATACCCGGCGTCGAGCCGGTCCAGCCGGGGAGTATCGACCTGCCGACCATCGACCAGCTGAACCCGCCCGAGGGGCTCGACCTCTCGCAGCTGGCCGACCTCGGGCCGACGCTCGAGGTCATGCGGGAGGCGGGGCTCAACGTCTAG